From a single Kitasatospora azatica KCTC 9699 genomic region:
- a CDS encoding SCO2583/SCO2584 N-terminal domain-containing protein, whose translation MPIAEDPEPRPSGEEPDPFADLVLDEEFVRSASVKEPSSRARMLAAKWQREPPTDTEFRPPTEIRRRRFGRRAKRVDPWGNKRKRTRNWQAPVFVLLTVAVVAAALNVNGLHGWYLDHFGSKDDGGTSVAAPASPKPVATQAPETAKPTAAPSTQAPQTPTVAHPWAGSPAETWPTGADAIVLPDAQATGVFGKDEVQADLELVKKYLATANLDQGVVAAGATQPVLDLLDRQEREDLTAALTHPDKDHDPTSWMSRFNARTAVPAVPEIKLQGRITFEGDGKEGLLVHTDYSFVYALVPGPERYHPSAQGGVSGQSVSLHQLAPTAEVTREIVRRIQDFRFYDPAHYKVDPNKIILDKGAYDMAGNYCEVGDGWLQPSFPEPGLPGDPSASGPTTDPYDRSKELKNDGKCGTVSRT comes from the coding sequence GTGCCGATAGCCGAAGACCCCGAGCCCCGCCCGTCCGGCGAGGAGCCCGACCCGTTCGCCGACCTCGTCCTCGACGAGGAGTTCGTCAGGAGCGCGAGCGTCAAGGAGCCGTCCAGCCGCGCCCGGATGCTCGCCGCCAAATGGCAACGCGAACCCCCGACGGACACCGAGTTCCGCCCGCCCACCGAGATCCGCCGCCGCAGGTTCGGGCGCCGGGCGAAGCGGGTCGACCCCTGGGGCAACAAGCGCAAGCGCACCAGGAACTGGCAGGCGCCGGTCTTCGTGCTGCTCACGGTGGCCGTGGTGGCCGCCGCACTGAACGTGAACGGGCTGCACGGCTGGTACCTGGACCACTTCGGGAGCAAGGACGACGGCGGCACCAGCGTGGCCGCTCCGGCCAGCCCGAAGCCGGTGGCCACCCAGGCCCCGGAGACGGCCAAGCCGACAGCCGCGCCGTCCACCCAGGCCCCGCAGACGCCCACCGTGGCCCACCCCTGGGCGGGCTCGCCGGCGGAGACCTGGCCGACCGGAGCGGACGCGATCGTGCTGCCGGACGCGCAGGCGACGGGGGTGTTCGGGAAGGACGAGGTACAGGCCGATCTGGAGCTGGTGAAGAAGTATCTGGCGACCGCCAATCTGGACCAGGGCGTGGTCGCTGCCGGTGCCACCCAACCGGTGCTGGACCTGCTCGACCGTCAGGAGCGTGAGGACCTCACCGCCGCGCTGACGCACCCGGACAAGGACCACGATCCGACCAGCTGGATGAGCCGGTTCAACGCGCGCACCGCCGTGCCCGCCGTCCCGGAGATCAAGCTGCAGGGCCGGATCACCTTCGAGGGCGACGGCAAGGAGGGACTACTGGTCCATACCGACTACAGCTTCGTCTACGCCCTGGTCCCCGGCCCCGAGCGGTACCACCCGAGCGCGCAGGGCGGCGTGAGCGGGCAGTCGGTCTCTCTCCACCAGCTCGCCCCGACCGCCGAGGTCACCCGGGAGATCGTCCGGCGGATTCAGGATTTCCGCTTCTACGATCCCGCGCACTACAAGGTCGACCCCAACAAGATCATCCTTGACAAGGGTGCGTACGACATGGCGGGCAACTACTGCGAGGTGGGCGACGGCTGGCTGCAGCCCAGCTTCCCGGAGCCAGGCCTGCCCGGCGACCCCAGCGCCAGCGGTCCCACCACGGACCCCTACGACCGCAGCAAGGAGCTGAAGAACGACGGCAAGTGCGGCACCGTCTCCCGCACCTGA
- a CDS encoding class I SAM-dependent methyltransferase, with protein sequence MTDYQLKVHAESFGAVAAEYDRARPSYPIELLDTIEELTGRPLKGATVLDVGAGTGIATRLLRARGALVTAVEPSPGMAAQLHAVSPEIPLVKGDGNELPFHDATADLISYAQAFHWTEPDRSIPEALRVLRPGGALVLFWNLKDRSLPWLAEQEARLSAALPSYHYYGLMNAVTEPLGRYPFEVHNRVLRWERRITVEDVITDLRSKSYFAVAEPALRESVLAEERAALLEVFPDGEVTEPYSVDLTVAVKRD encoded by the coding sequence ATGACGGACTATCAGCTGAAGGTGCACGCGGAGAGCTTCGGCGCCGTCGCCGCCGAGTACGACCGGGCCCGACCGTCCTACCCGATCGAGCTGCTGGACACGATCGAGGAGTTGACCGGCCGCCCGCTGAAGGGCGCCACCGTGCTGGACGTCGGCGCCGGCACCGGCATCGCGACCCGGCTGCTGCGGGCCCGCGGCGCGCTGGTCACCGCGGTGGAGCCGAGCCCGGGGATGGCCGCCCAGCTGCACGCCGTCAGCCCCGAGATCCCGCTGGTCAAGGGCGACGGCAACGAACTGCCGTTCCACGACGCCACCGCCGACCTGATCAGCTACGCCCAGGCCTTCCACTGGACCGAGCCGGACAGGTCGATCCCGGAGGCGCTGCGGGTGCTGCGTCCGGGCGGTGCGCTGGTGCTCTTCTGGAACCTCAAGGACCGCTCGCTGCCCTGGCTCGCCGAGCAGGAGGCCCGACTGTCGGCCGCGCTGCCCTCGTACCACTACTACGGGCTGATGAACGCCGTAACCGAGCCGCTCGGCCGCTACCCCTTCGAGGTGCACAACCGGGTGCTGCGCTGGGAGCGCCGGATCACCGTCGAGGACGTGATCACCGACCTGCGGTCGAAGTCGTACTTCGCGGTGGCCGAGCCCGCGCTGCGCGAGTCGGTGCTGGCCGAGGAGCGGGCCGCGCTGCTGGAGGTGTTCCCCGACGGGGAGGTCACCGAGCCGTACTCGGTGGACCTGACGGTGGCCGTCAAGCGCGACTGA
- a CDS encoding sugar phosphate isomerase/epimerase family protein produces the protein MHIPDTKIALSTASVYPDNTQVAFELAAKLGYDGVEVMVWNDPVSQDLDALRELSDRFRLPILAVHAPCLLITQRVWSTDPWTKLKRARAAAEKLGADTVVVHPPFRWQRQYARDFVRGIERMAGETAVRFAVENMYPWRYRDREVLAYAPGWDVTEEAYRHFTVDLSHVATSRIDAFAMVDRMGDRLAHVHLADGSGSGKDEHLIPGRGKQPCAELLERLARTGFDGHVVLEVNTRRSGSPAEREADLAEALAFTRLHLATGSRVL, from the coding sequence CTGCACATCCCCGACACCAAGATCGCCCTGTCCACCGCCTCGGTCTACCCCGACAACACCCAGGTCGCCTTCGAGCTGGCCGCCAAGCTCGGATACGACGGTGTCGAGGTGATGGTCTGGAACGACCCGGTCAGTCAGGACCTGGACGCGCTGCGCGAGCTCTCCGACCGGTTCCGGCTGCCGATCCTGGCCGTGCACGCGCCCTGCCTGCTGATCACCCAGCGGGTCTGGAGCACCGACCCGTGGACCAAGCTCAAACGGGCCAGGGCGGCCGCCGAGAAGCTGGGCGCCGACACCGTGGTGGTGCACCCGCCGTTCCGCTGGCAGCGCCAGTACGCCCGCGACTTCGTCCGCGGCATCGAGCGGATGGCGGGCGAGACGGCGGTGCGGTTCGCGGTGGAGAACATGTACCCGTGGCGCTACCGGGACCGCGAGGTGCTCGCCTACGCCCCCGGCTGGGACGTCACCGAGGAGGCCTACCGGCACTTCACCGTCGACCTCTCGCACGTGGCCACCTCGCGGATCGACGCCTTCGCCATGGTCGACCGGATGGGGGACCGGCTCGCCCACGTGCACCTGGCCGACGGCTCCGGCTCCGGCAAGGACGAGCACCTGATCCCCGGGCGCGGCAAGCAGCCCTGCGCCGAACTGCTGGAGCGGCTGGCCCGGACCGGCTTCGACGGGCACGTGGTGCTGGAGGTCAACACCCGCCGCTCCGGTTCACCCGCCGAGCGGGAGGCCGACCTCGCCGAGGCGCTGGCCTTCACCCGGCTCCATCTGGCCACCGGGTCGCGCGTACTCTGA
- the ilvD gene encoding dihydroxy-acid dehydratase translates to MPELKSRTVTHGRNMAGARALLRAAGVAREDFGKPIIAVANSFTEFVPGHTHLQPVGRIVSEAIKQAGGIPREFNTIAVDDGIAMGHGGMLYSLPSRDLIADSVEYMVNAHCADALICISNCDKITPGMLMAALRLNIPVVFVSGGPMEAGKATLVDGTVRRLDLVNAISDAVNENVSDADIAIIEENACPTCGSCSGMFTANSMNCLTEAIGLSLPGNGSVLATHTARKALYEAAGRTVVEITERYYHQDDESVLPRNIATRAAFENAMALDIAMGGSTNTILHLLAAAQEAELDFDMRTIDQVSRKVPCLSKVAPNGNYYMEDVHRAGGIPAILGELYRGGLLNEDVHTVHSDSLDEWLKSWDIRGGSPSPAAVELFQAAPGCVRSAEAFSQSERWESLDTDAAGGCIRSVEHAYSVEGGLAVLYGNLAEDGCVVKTAGVDESIWTFSGPAVVVESQEDAVDAILAKRVKEGDVVVIRYEGPKGGPGMQEMLYPTSFLKGRGLGKACALITDGRFSGGTSGLSIGHVSPEAAGGGAIALVEDGDIISIDIPGRTVSLEVSFEELHERRMRLEESGGYRPAHRERQVSQALKAYAAMATSADKGAVRDVSKLG, encoded by the coding sequence GTGCCCGAGCTGAAGTCCCGTACGGTCACCCACGGTCGCAACATGGCAGGCGCCCGCGCCCTCCTCCGGGCCGCCGGCGTAGCCCGTGAGGACTTCGGCAAGCCGATCATCGCGGTGGCCAACTCCTTCACCGAGTTCGTGCCCGGGCACACCCACCTGCAGCCGGTCGGCCGGATCGTCTCCGAGGCGATCAAGCAGGCCGGCGGCATCCCCCGCGAGTTCAACACCATCGCGGTGGACGACGGCATCGCGATGGGCCACGGCGGCATGCTCTACTCGCTGCCCTCGCGCGACCTGATCGCCGACAGCGTCGAGTACATGGTCAACGCGCACTGCGCCGACGCGCTGATCTGCATCTCCAACTGCGACAAGATCACCCCCGGCATGCTGATGGCCGCGCTGCGCCTCAACATCCCGGTGGTCTTCGTCTCCGGCGGCCCGATGGAGGCCGGCAAGGCCACCCTGGTCGACGGCACCGTGCGCCGGCTCGACCTGGTCAACGCGATCTCCGACGCGGTCAACGAGAACGTCTCGGACGCCGACATCGCGATCATCGAGGAGAACGCCTGCCCGACCTGCGGCTCCTGTTCCGGCATGTTCACCGCCAACTCGATGAACTGCCTGACCGAGGCGATCGGCCTCTCGCTGCCCGGCAACGGCTCGGTGCTGGCCACCCACACCGCCCGCAAGGCGCTGTACGAGGCCGCCGGGCGGACCGTCGTGGAGATCACCGAGCGCTACTACCACCAGGACGACGAGTCGGTCCTGCCGCGCAACATCGCCACCCGCGCCGCGTTCGAGAACGCCATGGCGCTGGACATCGCGATGGGCGGCTCCACCAACACCATCCTGCACCTGCTGGCCGCCGCCCAGGAGGCCGAGCTGGACTTCGACATGCGCACCATCGACCAGGTCTCGCGCAAGGTCCCCTGCCTGTCCAAGGTCGCGCCCAACGGCAACTACTACATGGAGGACGTCCACCGCGCCGGTGGCATCCCCGCCATCCTCGGCGAGCTGTACCGCGGCGGGCTGCTCAACGAGGACGTGCACACCGTGCACTCCGACTCGCTGGACGAGTGGCTGAAGAGCTGGGACATCCGCGGCGGCTCGCCCTCGCCGGCCGCCGTCGAGCTGTTCCAGGCGGCGCCCGGCTGCGTCCGCTCCGCCGAGGCCTTCTCGCAGTCCGAGCGCTGGGAGTCGCTGGACACCGACGCGGCCGGCGGCTGCATCCGCAGCGTCGAACACGCCTACTCGGTGGAGGGCGGCCTGGCCGTGCTCTACGGCAACCTCGCCGAGGACGGCTGCGTGGTGAAGACCGCCGGCGTCGACGAGTCGATCTGGACCTTCAGCGGCCCCGCCGTGGTGGTCGAGTCGCAGGAGGACGCGGTGGACGCGATCCTCGCCAAGCGGGTCAAGGAGGGCGACGTGGTGGTCATCCGCTACGAAGGCCCCAAGGGCGGCCCCGGCATGCAGGAGATGCTCTACCCCACCTCCTTCCTCAAGGGCCGCGGCCTCGGCAAGGCCTGCGCGCTGATCACCGACGGACGCTTCTCCGGCGGCACCTCCGGCCTGTCGATCGGCCACGTCTCCCCCGAGGCGGCCGGCGGCGGCGCGATCGCGCTGGTCGAGGACGGCGACATCATCTCGATCGACATCCCCGGCCGCACCGTCTCGCTGGAGGTCTCCTTCGAGGAGCTGCACGAGCGCCGGATGCGCCTGGAGGAGAGCGGCGGCTACCGCCCCGCGCACCGCGAGCGCCAGGTCAGCCAGGCCCTCAAGGCCTACGCCGCGATGGCCACCTCCGCCGACAAGGGCGCGGTGCGGGACGTCAGCAAGCTGGGCTGA